From the Ruania alkalisoli genome, one window contains:
- a CDS encoding DUF5979 domain-containing protein: MLRATNSPHRGIRRVLASALALLLTGGAVIAGTTPAVADVGDPQYLTVDKRVSADEISVDEPFTYTIEVNCSEATCLEAHLQDQFPAELDGYALQNVTITPSSSAVPRDVTWTVDGAETSQPSVLTDDTVLDIHFQQEGTNPEGTGLEFGTRVSVSITLQAPEKAPGEYAFTNTATTEASNSNPDSSDATTTLMVPSVLDVDVTKDWAPAEETFTPGAESTISLGVTNTSNGPVETLTIQEPQNAPDGATSLDPSNPFTLTDLAGPDGFSATMPPGAEQAQVDVYVLQSDGSYGWETGTPDATPALPVGVDPGDVAGIRITYTGAAIERQASSAVELDLALRETHRDTGDDLSVATHTVDNTTVGSAAVADRDPATATADASYTVTPPALGVETSKNISPNRIAAGDSAEATLTGTNASDIPVAELRLADLDYFTADLTFDGFTAAPSWPAGATGAEVIYHPLDGSDPVSIPFADGETPAAPAEPISGFELVFTADAPGIEPAASTSADFVIGSTEAAVSTGETLPTTNTVDTSITTFNDRTAEASDDANLTLVAPAVEVELTKTIRPGATVRPGEDVVTELRSNLTTTSDYVTATQIVVEDSLTGDGGFWDAFNVDSVAPTQVPSNTDLTVEVQLPDGSWTSVAVFDAQAGPFLASLSQAEIAAALPGGVTTEDLTGIRFIFDNADGFAADTTVTPYVVSTARDALRSGGEITEDGVDVENLATTTGTGETEAGTPLTDTDEDVDSAGVAPQPGGPGPGVGIDKSWDRATIPAQTDQQAGTTLSWRVSPGFEQVVISDPAAPVPGDVSDTVYDTFDLVQLDPIAGSDEPYSNGWFLKYDTITAVELYDGTSWQTVAEPADGWQSNGAFVGYTLTTDERASTVAMRIVLEENTAAREAAATAGGAYDPYAPTPGTGVATSSVDRTFDQTWRLRDQLRSDGSWITDEAVYNAGESGVVDNTTSVTGTPIGGGDPVTDSDNAVITITTTPPGVQVGKSVDPTSELYVPMEGTTEPGDYPTATFTLTARNDSVTPASYVRLMDPPACTDAESISVCQSEASEAGALADPFTADIDWLREGSPFDRFNLTGLDISAGIADQVDLAESVVWLLHEDGTTSQVTAEEATARTAQELADVIGLSVTYAGADLATITSDNTLTVVLETQLRTTLRSTGELQVLSANDHLQIPNRVFAQSYDPLLNDGALTGANASAAVGLTGGDINVAPSKSVSPDALTEPTRDEPVTVTLGADQGTDPVSTLAPAEVRLTDDVTTSPDFWNTFNLTGLGEITAPDGADQVAIGVYGPFGTDGELEWVSGAPTGIDTAALPDVDLTEVQGVRFAFSRADGEFFSDDVPAPGWSANAAFTVQLREDYRDSGEAVQLEGEVTNTVTVISDRLNGESSEAKATDAVVGLSEGTAELEVNKLANDGNRTATVGDLVPWDLTVHNSGTGYLDLTEVRDALPEHLAYLGDEPTYTADDDGALSEDVTLTQEGEELVFTWPEGENRMLPGETFTIRVLLELQPGLSSGERTTNTMVASTVQTLERCENVVSGGSTTDDWAGDPTTCGATDYVQPAQGTNLYTLKGVRGELEGAHHSSSVDRLCEPTLTATGGDYYRAPCAANSVIGGTDDWVLQTVNAGTTDITEMVVFDQLPVAGDLSLVAGSDRGSVYRPQLLDNLLVTAPEGTETVIEVTTSDDVCVGTWSEVTTAEPCTASGEEWTELTDGTDLSQVSGLRIWLDFSATAAGALVPGQGVDVTYSSENVPATDVDPSGAPVDVPVTDTYAWNQFGVKYQVAGEDRYERLAPSPVGVHLRTGSLEVVKDVTGPAAGYAAQEFLADLVCTVQGAPLDMGEYSTLTLIDGESVRVDGIPLGSECVVTEQGEVGEFGETSREPGSVTLDITEMTGTEDEVPAAQVGQLGNDYQYAGLSVTKNVDTQATSGELGPFDFTLTCTTALGVPVDFGNGATELAFTLADGETFDAPAGTIPAGSDCVLTEADAAQDEVVIVGTNVTDNGDGSATIGVDVTGAEVEVTNGYDAGVLSVTKVAEGDGADLYGTGPFGFEAVCTYDGQTLLEESFELAAGGERSFGTYPAGTECVVTETATGGANASALDPADGVVTIAGPETDDENVGTVGVTATNTFVLGEVAIEKVVDGPGAELYGAGPFTAQAVCTWDRDGEQVSVELPNDGLIQLNAANGYAATIGDLLVGTECVVTEVADGGATATQILPADGVVTVGEETAVVTLTNTFDVTSLTVTKQIEGEPAGEASFAVTLVCSWMVDGEERDVEIPGGAVRELQAPDDLTVTYQDLPIGADCVVNESETGGADATTITVTAAGEEVTTEGDSAELTTLADAGTTVTVTNVFDPEPGAGDLPGTGTEPVWWIAGAALLMLAGGILLGVRRRQI, from the coding sequence GTGCTGCGCGCAACGAACTCGCCACACCGAGGTATCCGACGGGTGCTCGCGAGCGCCCTTGCGCTCCTACTGACCGGCGGTGCGGTGATCGCCGGAACGACGCCCGCCGTCGCGGACGTCGGCGATCCGCAATACCTGACCGTCGACAAGCGCGTCAGTGCGGACGAGATCTCCGTAGATGAGCCGTTCACCTACACGATCGAAGTGAACTGCTCCGAGGCGACCTGCCTCGAGGCGCACCTGCAGGACCAGTTCCCGGCAGAGCTGGATGGCTACGCCCTGCAGAACGTGACCATCACCCCGTCTTCGTCCGCCGTGCCGCGGGACGTCACGTGGACCGTCGACGGAGCCGAGACCTCACAGCCGAGCGTGCTGACCGATGACACGGTGCTCGACATCCACTTCCAGCAGGAGGGCACCAACCCCGAGGGGACTGGACTCGAGTTCGGCACCCGCGTGAGCGTCAGCATCACCCTCCAGGCACCGGAGAAGGCCCCGGGCGAGTACGCGTTCACCAACACCGCCACCACCGAGGCGTCCAACTCCAACCCGGATTCCTCCGACGCCACCACCACGCTGATGGTCCCGTCCGTGCTCGACGTCGACGTCACCAAGGACTGGGCTCCTGCTGAGGAGACCTTCACCCCCGGCGCCGAGTCCACCATCAGCCTCGGCGTGACGAACACATCCAACGGCCCGGTCGAAACCCTCACCATCCAGGAGCCGCAGAACGCTCCCGACGGCGCCACCTCCCTCGACCCCAGCAACCCGTTCACCCTCACCGACCTCGCCGGACCCGACGGCTTCTCCGCGACCATGCCCCCCGGTGCCGAGCAGGCGCAGGTGGACGTGTACGTGCTGCAGTCCGACGGCAGCTACGGCTGGGAGACCGGTACGCCCGACGCCACCCCCGCGCTGCCCGTCGGCGTCGACCCCGGTGACGTCGCCGGTATCCGGATCACCTACACCGGTGCGGCGATCGAACGGCAGGCGAGCTCCGCCGTCGAGCTGGACCTCGCCCTGCGCGAGACCCACCGCGACACCGGCGACGACCTCTCCGTGGCCACGCACACAGTGGACAACACCACGGTCGGAAGCGCCGCCGTCGCCGATCGTGACCCGGCCACCGCTACCGCCGACGCCAGCTACACGGTGACCCCGCCGGCCCTGGGTGTGGAGACCAGCAAGAACATCAGCCCGAACCGGATCGCCGCTGGTGACAGCGCCGAGGCCACCCTCACCGGGACAAACGCCTCCGACATCCCGGTGGCCGAACTGCGTCTGGCCGACCTCGACTACTTCACCGCCGACCTCACCTTCGATGGCTTCACGGCGGCACCCAGCTGGCCGGCGGGCGCCACCGGCGCCGAGGTGATCTACCACCCGCTTGACGGTTCCGACCCGGTCAGCATCCCGTTCGCTGACGGCGAGACACCTGCCGCGCCGGCCGAGCCGATCTCTGGCTTCGAGCTGGTGTTCACAGCCGACGCACCCGGGATCGAGCCGGCTGCGAGCACGAGCGCCGACTTCGTGATCGGCTCGACCGAGGCTGCCGTCAGCACCGGTGAGACGCTCCCCACCACGAACACCGTCGACACCAGCATCACCACGTTCAACGACCGCACCGCCGAGGCGAGCGACGACGCGAACCTCACATTGGTGGCCCCGGCCGTCGAGGTCGAACTCACCAAGACGATCCGCCCGGGCGCCACCGTGCGCCCCGGTGAGGATGTCGTCACCGAACTGCGCTCGAACCTGACCACCACCTCGGATTACGTCACGGCCACTCAGATCGTGGTCGAGGACTCCCTCACCGGTGACGGCGGCTTCTGGGACGCCTTCAACGTCGACTCCGTGGCACCCACCCAGGTGCCGAGCAACACCGACCTGACCGTCGAGGTGCAGTTGCCCGACGGTAGCTGGACGTCCGTGGCCGTCTTCGACGCCCAGGCCGGTCCCTTCCTCGCCTCGCTCAGCCAGGCCGAGATCGCCGCCGCGCTCCCCGGCGGCGTGACCACCGAGGACCTCACCGGCATCCGGTTCATCTTCGACAACGCCGACGGGTTCGCCGCCGACACCACCGTGACCCCCTACGTGGTCTCCACCGCACGCGACGCGCTGCGCTCGGGCGGTGAGATCACCGAGGACGGTGTGGACGTGGAGAACCTCGCCACCACCACCGGTACGGGTGAGACCGAGGCGGGTACCCCGCTCACCGACACGGATGAGGACGTCGACTCCGCCGGCGTCGCGCCCCAACCGGGCGGACCCGGACCCGGAGTCGGCATCGACAAGTCCTGGGACCGGGCCACCATTCCGGCCCAGACCGACCAGCAGGCGGGTACCACCCTCTCCTGGCGTGTCTCGCCCGGATTCGAGCAGGTGGTCATCAGCGACCCCGCCGCGCCCGTGCCCGGCGATGTGTCCGACACCGTGTACGACACCTTCGACCTGGTCCAGCTCGACCCGATCGCCGGCAGTGACGAGCCGTACAGCAACGGCTGGTTCCTGAAGTACGACACCATCACCGCCGTCGAGCTTTACGACGGCACCAGCTGGCAGACCGTGGCCGAGCCAGCGGACGGCTGGCAGTCGAACGGTGCCTTTGTGGGCTACACCCTCACCACGGACGAGCGGGCCTCCACGGTGGCGATGCGGATCGTCCTCGAAGAGAACACCGCCGCCCGCGAGGCAGCGGCCACCGCCGGTGGTGCCTACGACCCGTACGCGCCGACCCCCGGCACCGGCGTGGCGACCAGCAGCGTCGACCGTACCTTCGACCAGACCTGGCGCCTGCGCGACCAGTTGCGCTCCGACGGATCCTGGATCACCGATGAGGCGGTCTACAACGCCGGTGAATCCGGCGTGGTGGACAACACCACCAGCGTCACCGGCACGCCCATCGGCGGGGGCGACCCCGTGACCGACAGCGACAACGCGGTGATCACCATCACCACCACGCCGCCGGGGGTGCAGGTCGGCAAGAGTGTGGATCCCACCAGCGAGCTATACGTGCCGATGGAAGGCACCACCGAGCCCGGTGACTACCCGACGGCGACGTTCACGCTCACCGCGCGTAACGACTCGGTGACCCCCGCCTCCTACGTGCGCCTCATGGACCCGCCCGCATGCACCGATGCCGAGAGCATCTCCGTCTGCCAGAGCGAGGCGAGTGAGGCCGGTGCCCTCGCCGACCCGTTCACCGCCGACATCGACTGGCTGCGGGAGGGGAGTCCGTTCGACCGGTTCAACCTGACCGGTCTCGACATCTCCGCCGGGATCGCCGACCAGGTGGATCTCGCCGAGAGCGTCGTGTGGCTGCTGCACGAGGACGGCACCACCAGCCAGGTCACGGCCGAGGAGGCCACCGCGCGCACCGCGCAGGAGCTGGCCGATGTGATCGGCCTGAGCGTGACCTACGCCGGTGCAGATCTGGCGACGATCACCTCAGACAACACGCTCACCGTGGTGCTCGAGACCCAACTGCGCACCACCCTGCGGTCTACCGGTGAGCTCCAGGTGCTCTCGGCGAACGACCACCTGCAGATCCCGAACCGGGTATTCGCCCAGTCCTACGACCCGCTGCTCAACGACGGTGCACTCACCGGCGCCAACGCGAGTGCCGCCGTCGGGCTCACCGGCGGGGACATCAACGTGGCCCCCTCCAAGTCGGTCTCCCCGGATGCGCTCACCGAGCCCACCCGAGACGAGCCGGTCACGGTCACCCTGGGGGCGGACCAGGGCACCGACCCGGTGAGCACGCTGGCACCGGCCGAGGTGCGCCTCACCGATGACGTCACGACGTCGCCGGACTTCTGGAACACCTTCAACCTCACCGGCCTCGGGGAGATCACTGCTCCCGACGGCGCAGACCAGGTCGCGATCGGGGTGTACGGACCGTTCGGTACCGACGGCGAGCTGGAGTGGGTGAGCGGCGCGCCTACCGGTATCGACACGGCCGCCCTGCCGGATGTGGACCTCACCGAGGTGCAGGGTGTCCGGTTCGCGTTCTCCCGCGCAGACGGCGAGTTCTTCTCCGACGATGTGCCGGCGCCGGGCTGGTCGGCCAACGCCGCGTTCACCGTGCAGCTGCGCGAGGACTACCGTGACTCCGGCGAGGCCGTGCAGCTCGAGGGAGAGGTGACCAACACCGTCACCGTCATCAGTGACCGGTTGAACGGAGAAAGCTCCGAGGCCAAGGCGACGGACGCCGTCGTGGGCCTGAGCGAAGGCACCGCCGAGCTCGAGGTGAACAAACTCGCCAACGACGGCAACCGCACGGCAACTGTGGGCGACCTGGTGCCGTGGGACCTGACCGTGCACAACTCCGGAACCGGATACCTGGACCTCACCGAGGTGCGGGATGCACTCCCGGAGCACCTCGCCTACCTCGGCGACGAGCCCACCTACACCGCCGACGACGACGGCGCGCTCAGTGAGGACGTCACGCTGACCCAGGAGGGTGAGGAGCTGGTCTTCACCTGGCCCGAGGGTGAGAACCGGATGCTGCCGGGGGAGACGTTCACCATCCGGGTGCTGCTCGAACTTCAGCCGGGCCTGAGTTCCGGAGAACGCACCACGAACACGATGGTCGCCTCCACCGTTCAGACGCTGGAACGGTGCGAGAACGTCGTCTCCGGTGGGTCCACCACCGACGACTGGGCCGGTGATCCCACGACCTGTGGCGCCACCGACTACGTTCAGCCCGCCCAGGGGACCAACCTCTACACCCTCAAGGGTGTGCGCGGGGAGCTGGAGGGTGCGCACCACAGCTCCTCGGTGGACCGGCTGTGCGAGCCGACGCTGACGGCCACCGGCGGCGACTACTACCGCGCACCGTGTGCCGCCAACAGCGTGATCGGCGGGACCGACGACTGGGTGCTGCAGACCGTGAACGCCGGCACCACCGATATCACCGAGATGGTGGTCTTCGACCAGCTACCCGTGGCCGGGGACCTCTCCCTGGTCGCGGGCAGCGACCGCGGCTCGGTGTACCGGCCGCAGCTGCTGGACAACCTGCTGGTGACCGCCCCCGAGGGCACCGAGACCGTCATCGAGGTGACCACCAGCGACGACGTCTGCGTGGGCACCTGGTCGGAGGTCACCACGGCCGAGCCCTGCACCGCCAGCGGTGAGGAGTGGACTGAGCTGACCGACGGCACCGACCTCTCGCAGGTGTCCGGCCTGCGGATCTGGCTGGACTTCAGTGCCACGGCTGCGGGTGCTCTCGTGCCCGGACAGGGCGTGGACGTGACCTACTCCAGCGAGAACGTCCCGGCCACTGATGTCGATCCGAGCGGTGCCCCGGTGGACGTGCCGGTGACCGACACGTACGCGTGGAACCAGTTCGGGGTCAAGTACCAGGTGGCGGGCGAGGACCGCTACGAGAGGCTCGCACCGTCCCCCGTGGGCGTGCACCTGCGTACGGGCTCGCTCGAGGTGGTCAAGGACGTGACCGGCCCCGCTGCCGGCTACGCCGCGCAGGAGTTCCTGGCCGACCTGGTCTGCACCGTGCAAGGAGCGCCGCTCGACATGGGCGAGTACTCCACGCTGACCCTCATCGACGGTGAATCGGTCCGGGTGGACGGCATCCCACTCGGGTCAGAGTGCGTGGTCACCGAGCAGGGTGAGGTCGGCGAGTTCGGCGAGACCAGCCGGGAACCGGGTTCGGTCACCCTCGACATCACCGAGATGACCGGTACCGAGGACGAGGTTCCTGCTGCTCAGGTGGGCCAGCTCGGCAATGACTACCAGTACGCCGGCCTCAGCGTCACCAAGAATGTCGACACCCAGGCCACCTCCGGTGAGCTCGGACCGTTCGACTTCACCCTGACGTGTACTACGGCACTGGGCGTTCCGGTCGACTTCGGCAACGGCGCGACGGAGCTCGCGTTCACGCTTGCCGACGGCGAGACGTTCGACGCGCCGGCCGGCACTATTCCTGCTGGTTCCGACTGTGTGCTCACCGAAGCCGACGCCGCCCAGGACGAGGTGGTGATCGTCGGCACCAACGTCACCGACAACGGCGACGGGTCGGCCACGATCGGCGTCGATGTCACCGGCGCCGAGGTCGAGGTGACCAACGGGTACGACGCGGGTGTGCTGTCGGTGACCAAGGTTGCCGAAGGAGACGGGGCCGACCTGTACGGCACCGGGCCGTTCGGTTTCGAGGCCGTCTGCACCTACGACGGGCAGACCCTGCTCGAGGAGTCCTTCGAACTCGCGGCCGGCGGGGAGCGCTCGTTCGGCACCTACCCGGCCGGCACCGAGTGCGTCGTCACCGAGACCGCGACCGGGGGAGCGAACGCCTCGGCGCTCGATCCTGCTGATGGTGTGGTCACCATCGCGGGCCCGGAGACCGACGACGAGAACGTGGGCACCGTGGGCGTGACCGCCACGAACACCTTCGTCCTCGGTGAGGTCGCCATCGAGAAGGTCGTCGATGGGCCGGGTGCTGAGCTCTATGGCGCCGGTCCGTTCACCGCGCAGGCGGTCTGTACCTGGGACCGCGACGGCGAGCAGGTGAGCGTCGAGCTGCCGAACGACGGTCTCATTCAGCTCAATGCTGCGAACGGTTACGCCGCCACCATCGGCGACCTGCTGGTGGGCACGGAGTGCGTAGTGACCGAGGTTGCCGACGGCGGAGCTACCGCAACGCAGATCCTCCCGGCCGACGGGGTGGTCACCGTGGGAGAAGAGACCGCTGTGGTCACACTGACCAACACCTTCGACGTGACGTCACTGACGGTGACCAAGCAGATCGAGGGTGAGCCTGCCGGTGAGGCGAGCTTCGCCGTCACCCTGGTCTGTTCCTGGATGGTGGACGGCGAGGAACGCGACGTCGAGATCCCCGGTGGTGCAGTGCGTGAACTGCAGGCTCCAGATGACCTGACGGTCACCTACCAGGACCTGCCGATCGGCGCCGACTGTGTGGTGAACGAGTCCGAGACCGGTGGTGCGGACGCGACCACGATCACCGTGACGGCCGCTGGTGAGGAGGTCACTACCGAGGGCGACTCGGCTGAACTGACCACGCTCGCCGACGCCGGTACCACGGTCACGGTGACCAACGTCTTCGACCCGGAGCCGGGCGCCGGTGACCTGCCGGGCACGGGCACCGAACCGGTGTGGTGGATCGCCGGTGCGGCGCTGCTCATGCTGGCCGGAGGCATCCTGCTGGGGGTGCGACGGCGACAGATCTGA